In one window of Candidatus Avedoeria danica DNA:
- the uppS gene encoding di-trans,poly-cis-decaprenylcistransferase: MDGNGRWARRRGLPRLAGHRAGTEALRRVIEACVEFEVPILTIYAFSTENWKRPPHEVRGLMFLLEEVIERQLDALDQNGVQIRHIGWLDHVPDNLRRAIARAIERTAKNDRLILNVAFNYGSRHEIVRAVRRIVADAVPPEEIDEATIERYLETAGLPDPDLIIRTSGEMRLSNFLLWQAAYAEIYATPTLWPDFGRDELRRALDSYAQRERRYGGRLDEAGGEVGEGAAVGVGEAG; this comes from the coding sequence ATGGACGGCAACGGCCGCTGGGCGCGCCGCCGCGGCCTGCCGCGCCTGGCGGGGCACCGCGCCGGCACGGAGGCGCTGCGACGGGTCATCGAGGCGTGCGTCGAGTTCGAGGTCCCGATCCTGACGATCTACGCCTTCTCGACCGAGAACTGGAAGCGCCCGCCGCACGAGGTGCGCGGCCTCATGTTCCTGCTCGAGGAGGTCATCGAGCGCCAGCTCGACGCCCTGGATCAGAACGGCGTCCAGATCCGCCACATCGGCTGGCTGGACCACGTGCCGGACAACCTCCGCCGCGCGATCGCCCGCGCGATCGAGCGCACGGCCAAGAACGACCGCCTGATCCTGAACGTCGCCTTCAACTACGGCAGCCGCCACGAGATCGTGCGCGCCGTCCGCCGGATCGTCGCCGACGCCGTGCCGCCCGAGGAGATCGACGAGGCGACGATCGAGCGCTATCTCGAGACCGCCGGCCTGCCCGACCCCGACCTGATCATCCGCACCTCCGGCGAGATGCGCCTTTCCAACTTCCTGCTCTGGCAGGCCGCGTACGCCGAGATCTACGCCACGCCGACGCTCTGGCCCGACTTCGGGCGCGATGAACTGAGGCGCGCGCTGGACAGCTACGCGCAGCGCGAGCGGCGGTACGGGGGGCGGTTGGACGAGGCGGGGGGTGAGGTGGGCGAGGGGGCGGCGGTCGGTGTGGGCGAGGCGGGATGA
- the rpsB gene encoding 30S ribosomal protein S2: protein MSLATMKELLEAGVHFGHYTRRWNPKMRPFIFTERNGIHILDLAQTVEKLTEATDAVRAVAARGGTVLFVGTKKQAASSLQEAAERCGSPYVIDRWLGGMLTNWQTMRARVGTLLDLENRRDRGEFAMLSKREQLTIERKIEKLNKRLGGIKHMHDLPDIMYVVDTRREHLAVGEANKLKVPIAAIVDTNCDPDPITYVIPSNDDAIRALKLITDKIADAIIEGRTERESTAGDGGPSDDVDTTKRVYDPFDDEAVEDDDED, encoded by the coding sequence ATGAGCCTGGCCACGATGAAAGAGCTGCTTGAAGCGGGTGTCCACTTCGGACACTACACCCGCCGCTGGAACCCGAAGATGCGCCCGTTCATCTTCACCGAGCGCAACGGGATCCACATCCTCGACCTCGCGCAGACCGTCGAGAAGCTGACGGAGGCGACCGATGCGGTGCGCGCCGTGGCGGCGAGGGGCGGCACGGTGCTGTTCGTCGGCACGAAGAAGCAGGCGGCGAGCAGCCTGCAGGAAGCGGCCGAGCGCTGCGGTTCGCCGTACGTCATCGACCGCTGGCTCGGCGGGATGCTGACGAACTGGCAGACGATGCGCGCGCGGGTCGGCACGCTCCTCGACCTCGAGAACCGGCGCGACCGGGGCGAGTTCGCAATGCTCTCCAAGCGCGAGCAGCTGACGATCGAGCGCAAGATCGAGAAGCTGAACAAGCGTCTCGGCGGCATCAAGCACATGCACGACCTGCCCGACATCATGTATGTGGTCGACACCCGGCGCGAGCACCTCGCCGTCGGCGAGGCGAACAAGCTCAAGGTGCCGATCGCCGCGATCGTCGACACGAACTGCGACCCGGACCCGATCACCTACGTCATCCCTTCCAACGATGACGCGATCCGCGCGCTCAAGTTGATCACGGACAAGATCGCCGACGCGATCATCGAGGGCCGGACGGAGCGCGAGAGCACCGCCGGAGACGGCGGGCCGAGCGACGACGTCGACACGACGAAGCGGGTGTACGACCCGTTCGACGACGAGGCGGTCGAGGACGACGACGAGGACTAG
- a CDS encoding phosphatidate cytidylyltransferase — translation MSNLAKRIASAAVMVPLVLAAVMWSPAWLWTIGVSLVAGVAAREIGTLALQAGIDVSPGFVAIGTVALSWVAAELLGRPEWHLSGDALLALFAVLVVAAFVDQLVRRPERRSAAAWAIAIAVPLYVGGMATFVIRLRTMDDSAFWVLCLLVLVWVNDSAAYFGGRALGKHPMAPALSPKKTWEGLLVGTFVTIAVACLGFVVVYYVIESNSYVFGGSGPASPWMSGEMLAKWVGMVALLGAAVSIAGPLGDLSHSFIKRQFGAKDSSNMIPGHGGVWDRIDSLLFAAPVVYLFARLLGV, via the coding sequence GTGAGCAACCTGGCCAAGCGGATCGCGAGCGCGGCGGTGATGGTGCCGCTCGTTTTGGCTGCCGTGATGTGGTCGCCGGCGTGGCTTTGGACGATCGGCGTCAGCCTCGTCGCCGGTGTCGCGGCACGCGAGATCGGGACCTTGGCGTTGCAAGCGGGCATCGACGTGTCTCCGGGCTTCGTTGCGATCGGGACCGTGGCCCTGTCGTGGGTCGCGGCCGAACTGTTGGGTCGTCCCGAGTGGCATCTGAGCGGCGACGCGCTGCTGGCCTTGTTCGCCGTGCTCGTCGTCGCCGCCTTCGTGGATCAACTTGTGCGACGTCCCGAGCGGCGGTCCGCGGCCGCATGGGCGATCGCGATTGCCGTCCCGCTGTACGTGGGCGGCATGGCCACGTTTGTAATCCGCCTGCGCACGATGGACGACAGCGCGTTCTGGGTGCTGTGCCTGCTCGTGCTCGTGTGGGTGAACGACAGCGCTGCGTACTTCGGCGGCCGCGCGCTCGGCAAGCACCCGATGGCGCCGGCGCTGAGCCCGAAAAAGACGTGGGAGGGACTGCTCGTCGGCACGTTCGTCACGATCGCCGTCGCGTGCCTCGGGTTCGTGGTCGTCTATTACGTGATCGAAAGCAACAGTTACGTCTTCGGCGGTTCGGGACCTGCATCGCCATGGATGTCCGGTGAAATGCTTGCAAAGTGGGTCGGGATGGTCGCACTGCTCGGCGCGGCGGTATCCATCGCCGGCCCGCTCGGCGACCTCTCCCACTCGTTCATCAAACGCCAGTTCGGCGCCAAGGATTCGTCCAACATGATCCCCGGCCACGGCGGCGTCTGGGACCGGATCGACAGCCTGCTCTTCGCCGCCCCGGTCGTCTACCTCTTCGCCCGCCTGCTGGGCGTATAG
- a CDS encoding UMP kinase encodes MGQGGLRYHRVLLKLSGEALAGPSGFGIDPDAVAFVAGKVNELAALDVQVAVVLGAGNIWRGAHAHSIDRSTADQMGMLATVMNCLALQNALEHLGQTVRVQTAIEMAAVAEAYIRRRAIHQMEKGYIVVLGAGTGNPYFTTDTAAALRAMELECDVLIKATKVDGIYSADPAKDPTAVRYDHLSYRQALDADLRVMDLTAFTLCQENDMPIIVVDLWSAAGITDAVRGAAVGTRVDAVDNPLLGAVPALAVP; translated from the coding sequence ATCGGGCAGGGCGGCCTGCGCTATCACCGGGTGCTCCTCAAGCTCTCGGGCGAGGCGCTGGCCGGCCCGTCGGGCTTTGGGATCGACCCCGATGCCGTCGCGTTCGTGGCGGGCAAGGTGAACGAGCTCGCCGCCCTCGACGTCCAGGTGGCGGTCGTGCTCGGCGCGGGCAACATCTGGCGCGGCGCGCACGCCCATTCGATCGACCGCTCGACGGCCGACCAGATGGGCATGCTGGCCACGGTGATGAACTGCCTTGCGCTCCAGAACGCGCTCGAGCACCTCGGTCAGACCGTACGCGTCCAGACGGCGATCGAGATGGCGGCGGTGGCGGAGGCCTACATCCGCCGCCGCGCGATCCATCAGATGGAGAAGGGCTACATCGTCGTCCTCGGCGCCGGCACCGGCAACCCGTACTTCACGACGGACACCGCCGCGGCGCTGCGGGCGATGGAGCTCGAGTGCGACGTCCTGATCAAGGCCACCAAGGTGGACGGGATCTACTCCGCCGACCCAGCGAAGGATCCGACGGCGGTGCGGTACGACCACCTGTCCTACCGCCAAGCACTCGACGCGGACCTGCGGGTGATGGACCTGACGGCTTTCACGCTGTGTCAGGAGAACGACATGCCGATCATCGTCGTCGACCTCTGGTCGGCGGCCGGTATTACGGATGCGGTACGCGGCGCGGCCGTCGGCACGCGCGTCGACGCCGTCGACAATCCGTTGTTGGGCGCGGTGCCGGCGCTGGCGGTGCCGTAG
- the frr gene encoding ribosome recycling factor, which yields MHGETSEEILMDAEMRMDGAVSSLDHDLAGFRSGRASTGLVDRILVDYYGTPTPISQCATVGTPEANMITIRPWDVSTLPKIEKAIRTSDAGLNPSSDGQIVRISVPPLSEERRAELTKLVLRRTEEARVAIRNVRRDAVHALDKLDHISEDTLHDAKDDLQKLTDKHVHTVDQLGERKTTELREV from the coding sequence ATGCACGGTGAGACGAGCGAAGAGATCCTGATGGACGCCGAGATGCGCATGGATGGCGCCGTGTCGTCGCTGGACCACGATCTGGCCGGCTTCCGCTCCGGGCGCGCCTCGACCGGCCTCGTCGACCGCATCCTCGTCGACTACTACGGCACCCCGACGCCGATCTCGCAGTGCGCCACCGTCGGGACGCCCGAAGCGAACATGATCACGATCCGGCCGTGGGACGTGTCGACGCTGCCCAAGATCGAGAAGGCGATCCGGACTTCGGATGCCGGGCTGAACCCGTCCAGCGACGGACAGATCGTCCGGATCAGCGTCCCGCCGCTGAGCGAGGAGCGGCGCGCCGAGCTGACGAAGCTCGTCCTGCGCCGCACCGAGGAAGCGCGCGTCGCCATCCGCAACGTCCGACGCGACGCGGTGCACGCGCTCGACAAGCTGGATCACATCTCCGAGGACACGCTGCACGACGCCAAAGACGACCTGCAGAAGCTGACCGACAAGCACGTGCACACCGTCGATCAGCTGGGCGAACGCAAGACGACCGAGCTGCGCGAAGTCTGA
- the tsf gene encoding translation elongation factor Ts, whose protein sequence is MVTTDMIRQLRERTGAGILDAKKALDANDGDIEKAIQQLREQGLAKAAKKAMREAAEGRVYSYIHGDPGRVGVLVEVNCETDFVARTPTFQALCHSIALQIAAANPSFVSPEEIPAEVLENERYTLLKQLEGENKPAEIKDKIVAGKIDKWFTEAALLRQPFIKDDSQTVQDIVMAAIAELGENIVVRRFSRFVLGEQA, encoded by the coding sequence ATGGTCACCACCGACATGATCCGCCAGCTGCGTGAGCGCACCGGCGCCGGCATCCTGGATGCCAAGAAGGCCCTCGATGCGAACGACGGCGACATCGAGAAGGCGATCCAGCAGCTGCGTGAGCAGGGCTTGGCCAAGGCGGCCAAGAAGGCGATGCGCGAGGCGGCCGAGGGCCGGGTCTACAGCTACATCCACGGCGATCCGGGCCGCGTCGGCGTCCTCGTCGAGGTGAACTGCGAGACGGACTTCGTCGCCCGAACGCCGACGTTCCAAGCGCTGTGCCACAGCATCGCGCTGCAGATCGCGGCGGCGAACCCGAGCTTCGTCTCGCCGGAGGAGATCCCGGCCGAGGTGCTGGAAAACGAGCGCTACACGCTCCTCAAGCAGCTCGAGGGCGAGAACAAGCCGGCCGAGATCAAGGACAAGATCGTCGCGGGCAAGATCGACAAGTGGTTCACGGAGGCCGCACTGCTGCGCCAGCCGTTCATCAAGGACGACAGCCAGACCGTGCAGGACATCGTCATGGCCGCCATCGCCGAGCTCGGTGAGAACATCGTCGTCCGCCGCTTCAGCCGCTTCGTGCTCGGCGAGCAGGCGTAG